The following proteins are encoded in a genomic region of Bacteriovorax sp. Seq25_V:
- a CDS encoding biotin carboxylase N-terminal domain-containing protein, with amino-acid sequence MKNVLICNRSEIALRACKSCKKLGLKSFALINDSETDTLIAEYCDKLITFNDAINPFMSLAIIERVIKQYDIHFLYPGYGFLSEDPRLAALCEELGVIFIGPKSDVLAALSSKSESFNFARRCKLKTLAVENPVRGDFPLMLKAAFGGGGRGNLICSDLDYFKESMIEIKKRSLALFDNDEILLERFLPNARHVELQVVATAKKVYFLSTRDCSVQINYQKFLEEGPSDEPSRKVMSGFYPLIERELLNLGYLGVGTIEFLWSGNELFFLEMNTRIQVEHPVTEVIFDIDLVDIQFEIALNNQVKYNFSQNGKHAICARIYAIDVEDNFSPAPSQIRFAHQPSFLRFDTHYKDGNSIGHQYDPLIGKLVVSGKDRIDCISNFKEALGLLKIGTISNNINFISAIIDDSKYLKDQLHVSFAKDFKDNYYEAELLSEKQKQLVWNRANLNTHDKLVEVGNDSGLSMFVDTNNECIYAFKKKKAFCENLSLNAPFWREEEEGHTLNYISPITGKVTKILCEVGAQVEKGETILILEAMKTELRIKAHSNGVVASLLCEEGGLVKRGQELLVI; translated from the coding sequence ATGAAAAATGTTCTAATATGTAATCGTTCAGAGATCGCTTTGAGAGCATGTAAGTCTTGTAAAAAACTTGGACTAAAAAGCTTTGCTCTTATCAATGATAGTGAAACTGATACTTTGATTGCTGAGTACTGTGATAAGTTGATTACTTTTAATGATGCAATTAATCCTTTTATGTCACTTGCAATAATAGAGCGAGTTATCAAGCAGTATGATATTCATTTCCTCTATCCTGGTTATGGTTTTCTCTCTGAAGATCCTCGACTGGCGGCCCTATGTGAAGAATTGGGAGTGATTTTTATTGGTCCTAAATCAGATGTGCTAGCGGCCCTATCTTCAAAGAGTGAGAGTTTTAATTTTGCACGAAGATGTAAGCTTAAAACCTTAGCTGTCGAGAATCCTGTACGTGGTGACTTCCCTTTGATGTTAAAGGCAGCATTTGGTGGGGGAGGCAGAGGTAACCTCATTTGCTCTGATTTGGATTATTTTAAAGAGAGTATGATAGAAATCAAAAAACGCTCTCTTGCTCTTTTTGATAACGATGAAATTTTACTTGAGAGATTTCTCCCAAATGCTAGACACGTAGAGCTACAGGTAGTAGCAACTGCGAAGAAAGTATATTTTTTGTCGACTCGCGATTGTTCAGTTCAAATCAATTATCAAAAGTTTCTTGAAGAAGGACCAAGTGATGAACCATCTCGTAAAGTTATGAGTGGCTTCTATCCTCTAATTGAGAGGGAATTGTTGAATCTCGGCTATCTTGGAGTAGGAACCATTGAATTTCTTTGGAGTGGAAATGAACTCTTCTTTCTGGAGATGAATACAAGAATTCAGGTTGAACATCCTGTAACAGAGGTAATTTTTGATATTGATCTTGTTGATATACAGTTTGAAATTGCTCTGAATAATCAGGTGAAGTATAACTTTTCGCAAAATGGTAAGCATGCCATTTGTGCCCGTATTTACGCTATAGACGTTGAAGATAACTTTTCTCCTGCGCCCTCTCAAATACGTTTTGCACATCAACCAAGTTTTTTGCGATTTGATACACACTATAAAGATGGTAATTCTATTGGTCATCAGTATGATCCACTAATAGGGAAGCTCGTCGTTTCTGGTAAGGATCGTATTGATTGTATTTCAAATTTTAAAGAGGCCCTTGGTTTATTAAAAATTGGTACCATCTCTAATAATATAAATTTTATTTCTGCAATTATCGACGATTCAAAGTATTTAAAAGATCAATTGCATGTAAGTTTTGCAAAAGATTTCAAAGATAATTATTATGAAGCTGAATTATTAAGTGAAAAGCAAAAACAACTCGTTTGGAACAGGGCAAACTTGAATACACATGATAAGCTTGTTGAGGTTGGTAATGATTCAGGCCTTTCTATGTTTGTTGATACAAATAATGAATGTATTTATGCTTTCAAAAAGAAAAAAGCTTTTTGTGAAAACCTTTCTTTAAATGCTCCATTTTGGCGCGAGGAAGAAGAAGGCCATACTCTTAATTATATTTCTCCTATTACGGGTAAGGTTACAAAGATTCTATGTGAAGTTGGTGCTCAAGTAGAAAAAGGTGAGACAATTTTGATTCTTGAGGCCATGAAAACAGAGCTTAGGATTAAGGCCCATTCAAATGGTGTTGTTGCCAGTTTACTGTGTGAAGAAGGAGGCCTCGTCAAGCGAGGCCAAGAATTACTCGTAATTTGA
- a CDS encoding acyl carrier protein — protein sequence MKPDRSDILDLIYDITGIEQEDIKDSDEFKTDLKMDSISIADLISSLEEDFDVIIEQEQALNIKTVAQLMEFISNYE from the coding sequence TTGAAACCAGATCGAAGCGATATTCTAGATTTAATCTATGATATAACAGGTATTGAACAAGAAGACATCAAAGACTCTGATGAGTTTAAAACTGATCTTAAAATGGACTCAATTTCAATTGCAGATCTTATTTCTTCACTAGAAGAAGATTTTGATGTCATTATTGAACAAGAGCAGGCCTTAAATATTAAGACCGTTGCTCAGCTCATGGAATTCATTTCAAATTACGAGTAA
- a CDS encoding iron-containing redox enzyme family protein: protein MSFQEQLDQALSEGIEIIKESKFFQDIANGKNAKEYYVEYLKAAYHYVTNSSSFTPLAARRMDSKHLKVRKWILEHSGEEMGHELMALKDLEKFGCDRNEIINSIPNVGVTAWVSFFHYKVAIANPFCAFGVLYFLEGMATELAPIVVKNIVSVLNDDEKKAITFFREHGDLDEDHLQEQKEILAKADLSDDDKREILQTIKESAAMKKFMLDQIVK from the coding sequence ATGAGTTTTCAAGAGCAATTAGACCAGGCCCTTTCAGAAGGGATTGAAATTATCAAGGAATCAAAGTTTTTCCAAGATATTGCAAACGGAAAAAATGCCAAAGAGTATTATGTTGAATACCTAAAAGCTGCTTACCATTATGTCACAAATTCATCTTCATTTACTCCTCTCGCTGCAAGAAGAATGGATAGCAAACACCTTAAAGTAAGAAAATGGATTCTTGAACACTCTGGTGAAGAAATGGGACATGAGTTAATGGCACTCAAGGATCTTGAAAAATTTGGTTGTGATAGAAACGAAATTATTAATTCTATTCCTAATGTTGGAGTAACAGCATGGGTAAGTTTCTTTCATTATAAAGTTGCTATTGCTAATCCATTTTGTGCATTTGGCGTTCTCTATTTTCTCGAAGGGATGGCGACCGAACTTGCCCCAATTGTTGTTAAAAATATTGTCTCAGTGTTAAATGACGACGAGAAAAAAGCGATTACCTTCTTTAGAGAACATGGTGATCTCGATGAAGACCATCTTCAAGAGCAAAAAGAAATTCTTGCCAAGGCCGATCTTTCTGATGACGACAAAAGAGAGATTCTACAAACAATTAAAGAATCTGCAGCAATGAAGAAATTCATGCTAGATCAGATCGTTAAATAA
- a CDS encoding DapH/DapD/GlmU-related protein: MFKKPFLIFDILFLFFAFIVYSISLSLPIYLVTRYWDSSKLLISVALVVFSYFLFLNLFIITLGLLKRVLQPKLSVGEFPIGPNLKYLGWVLNSLFQGIMIASPFASQCHFIFYLNWLYYRLMGMKLPLTTLVGMNATIRQPELIEVGENSILGLGCTISCHYSPSGKTHVQKRVKIGSRSVVGGFSIITPGVVIGDHSVVGTNSRIYPDVIIGNNVKIGAECSIKFGTIIPDNVKIKSNTIIEKDHQIKSGETWGGSPARLISEDGQKE; the protein is encoded by the coding sequence ATGTTTAAAAAACCATTTTTAATTTTTGATATCCTCTTTTTATTTTTTGCATTTATCGTATACTCAATATCACTTTCACTACCAATATATCTTGTCACAAGATATTGGGATAGTTCAAAACTTTTGATTAGTGTTGCACTAGTTGTTTTTTCCTATTTCCTCTTTTTAAATCTCTTTATCATTACACTAGGTTTGTTAAAGAGAGTATTGCAACCAAAACTTAGCGTAGGTGAGTTTCCAATAGGTCCCAACTTAAAGTATTTAGGCTGGGTACTAAATTCCCTGTTTCAAGGCATTATGATTGCCTCACCATTTGCTTCCCAATGCCATTTTATTTTTTATTTAAACTGGTTATATTATCGATTAATGGGCATGAAATTGCCCCTTACCACCCTTGTTGGAATGAATGCGACCATCAGACAGCCCGAACTCATAGAAGTTGGTGAGAACTCAATTTTAGGCTTAGGTTGCACCATCAGCTGTCATTATTCACCGAGTGGTAAAACTCATGTTCAAAAAAGAGTCAAAATTGGTTCGCGCTCAGTAGTTGGCGGATTTTCAATTATTACTCCAGGGGTTGTGATCGGAGATCATAGTGTCGTTGGAACAAACTCAAGAATTTACCCAGATGTAATAATCGGAAATAACGTCAAAATCGGAGCAGAATGCTCAATAAAGTTTGGTACTATAATTCCCGATAACGTAAAAATTAAAAGCAATACAATTATCGAAAAAGATCATCAAATAAAGTCGGGCGAAACTTGGGGTGGAAGCCCTGCTCGCTTAATAAGTGAAGATGGTCAAAAGGAATAG
- a CDS encoding alpha/beta fold hydrolase → MVKIHLIPAMGHNHQLFEKMIKFGQDEYELITHNYPALDKSQDTLEFLAKYFANEISKHMTKNDTYALLGVSLGASLCLRINEILGNNAENLFLLATGGTRVARIRKEMITAAIDNQSEIDFLKQVLSLDNEVNFLSHFCENKSNASEYFHKLQKIWHESQDEAVSDFIELSLAAIEIDYETQLSRYQSKIIILWGDKDKVFSKRNLSKIVECAPEATVIRFKEYGHYLPLEAPQEVLKVVRNYV, encoded by the coding sequence ATGGTAAAAATTCATCTGATCCCAGCAATGGGTCATAATCACCAACTCTTTGAAAAAATGATTAAGTTTGGCCAAGATGAATACGAACTGATTACTCATAACTACCCTGCCCTTGATAAGAGTCAAGACACACTCGAATTCCTAGCAAAATATTTTGCAAACGAGATTTCTAAGCATATGACTAAAAATGATACTTATGCTCTTTTGGGTGTTAGTCTCGGAGCCTCACTATGTCTTCGAATCAATGAAATTCTTGGAAATAATGCAGAAAATCTTTTCTTACTGGCAACGGGTGGAACAAGGGTCGCAAGAATTAGAAAAGAAATGATTACTGCGGCCATTGATAATCAATCTGAAATTGATTTCCTAAAGCAGGTTCTTTCCCTAGATAATGAAGTAAATTTCTTATCACACTTTTGTGAAAATAAATCAAACGCCAGCGAATACTTCCATAAGTTGCAAAAAATTTGGCATGAATCACAAGACGAAGCAGTTAGTGATTTTATCGAATTATCGCTAGCGGCTATCGAAATTGATTATGAAACTCAACTATCAAGATATCAATCTAAGATTATTATTCTTTGGGGCGATAAGGATAAAGTATTTTCAAAAAGAAACCTGAGCAAAATTGTTGAATGTGCTCCAGAGGCCACAGTTATTCGCTTTAAAGAATATGGCCACTACCTTCCTCTTGAGGCTCCACAGGAAGTGTTAAAAGTAGTGAGAAATTATGTTTAA
- a CDS encoding SDR family NAD(P)-dependent oxidoreductase codes for MSSTLITGGLNGIGKEIAIQIDGKKIITTSQRNKVDERADIYYLNLKEIESIKELAKKLKENNIEISKIYHCAYDFSDAKLFFSIKSQELSEKFQSNIVGTFELLKTFLKPMTRKGQGSVLLLGSLLAKFPAPGKLIYITEKNALEAMASAINSEVNNKGVFVKIIHPGLVATEQVLERISKDVIDKIGKDNLLNPKDVANRCIEFLESNDQESTLQMRGNQTW; via the coding sequence ATGAGTTCGACTTTAATCACAGGTGGACTTAATGGTATTGGCAAAGAAATTGCTATTCAAATAGATGGAAAAAAAATAATTACGACTTCTCAACGTAACAAAGTTGATGAGCGAGCTGATATTTATTATCTCAATTTGAAAGAAATAGAGAGTATCAAAGAACTTGCCAAAAAATTGAAAGAAAATAATATTGAAATTTCAAAAATTTACCACTGCGCATACGACTTTAGTGATGCAAAACTGTTCTTTTCAATAAAATCTCAGGAGCTTTCTGAAAAATTCCAATCAAATATTGTAGGAACTTTTGAACTACTGAAAACTTTTTTAAAACCAATGACGAGAAAGGGCCAAGGCAGTGTTTTACTACTTGGCAGTCTCCTTGCAAAATTCCCAGCACCGGGAAAACTTATTTACATCACAGAGAAAAACGCTCTCGAAGCGATGGCGTCCGCAATCAACAGTGAAGTAAATAACAAAGGTGTCTTTGTAAAAATTATTCATCCAGGACTTGTTGCAACCGAACAAGTACTTGAGAGAATCTCAAAGGATGTTATTGATAAAATCGGCAAAGATAATTTACTTAATCCTAAAGACGTTGCAAATAGATGTATTGAATTTTTAGAAAGTAATGATCAAGAGAGTACCTTGCAAATGAGAGGAAATCAGACATGGTAA
- a CDS encoding 3-oxoacyl-ACP synthase III family protein, with product MKSLGVKIKASAHYLPENIVSNQKIIEENSLRLKDQWVKDNIGINNRRWVTTENSADLGSKILQQLNEKADKATDCLIVSTVSGEYSTPATACIIQGETTPGELYPAYDITSACAGLMFAIDMGIRYIQTGMSSVKCIATETRSRYLDKKDRRTVMLFGDGASGVTLAPCDDNEIGIFYSKTMSDGRFWNSIVVPNESQKIEMRDASGIFESAIEKMSSLIEDALTNSQTKKEEYSHFIFHQASRNIVTAAAKNLGLREDQYSINFDEVGNTTSASVGILLDQCVSRGKIKKGDLVCMLATGGGFSAAISLMRWEI from the coding sequence GTGAAAAGTTTAGGTGTAAAAATCAAGGCATCAGCACACTACTTGCCTGAAAATATAGTTTCAAATCAAAAGATAATTGAAGAAAACTCCCTGCGACTTAAAGATCAGTGGGTAAAAGATAATATTGGCATCAATAATAGACGCTGGGTAACGACAGAGAACTCAGCAGATCTAGGAAGTAAAATACTTCAACAACTAAATGAAAAAGCTGACAAGGCAACCGACTGCCTGATTGTCTCGACTGTTAGTGGAGAATACTCCACTCCTGCAACAGCATGTATTATCCAAGGGGAGACAACTCCTGGAGAACTCTATCCGGCATATGATATTACAAGTGCATGTGCAGGACTTATGTTCGCAATAGATATGGGCATACGCTATATTCAGACTGGTATGAGCTCTGTGAAGTGTATCGCTACTGAGACACGTAGCCGCTACCTTGATAAGAAAGATAGACGAACAGTTATGCTTTTTGGCGATGGCGCAAGTGGTGTCACACTCGCTCCGTGCGATGATAACGAAATAGGAATCTTTTACTCAAAGACAATGAGTGATGGAAGATTCTGGAATTCTATTGTCGTTCCTAATGAATCTCAAAAAATTGAAATGAGAGATGCTAGTGGTATTTTTGAATCGGCCATTGAAAAAATGTCAAGCCTCATCGAAGATGCTTTAACTAACTCTCAAACAAAGAAGGAAGAGTATAGTCACTTTATCTTTCATCAAGCAAGTCGAAATATAGTTACTGCTGCGGCCAAGAATCTTGGTCTACGTGAAGATCAATACTCAATCAACTTTGATGAAGTTGGAAATACCACTTCAGCATCCGTTGGCATTCTTCTTGATCAATGTGTGTCACGAGGAAAGATTAAAAAAGGTGATCTTGTTTGCATGCTTGCAACTGGTGGCGGCTTTAGCGCTGCAATCTCGCTGATGAGATGGGAGATATGA
- a CDS encoding class I adenylate-forming enzyme family protein yields the protein MNKLELNYTILKENGESEKVIDSITLDENAKGQIMALKIEDKKKLIENFFQCLQQGHSPLIINPQVSQIDGQIFANIKNASFLITDENTFQFDHTPNKAQRIITCSSGTTSKSGNIKSFEFELSKSLGNGFAHEKSLNISNGSNILFPLPLTHSFGSIIGLLGSASSKHHLVCFDKTPTNEKLYESIERFDIDVLYLSPSLLRLFNKYLKRKKIINERAIKISIGAAHLYQDDLTQIKKSFPNSSLFYTYGLSEMGPRVSTFEVPSDITKTPNLSGLLPIGKAIDGVKMRVHDGKLMVQSLYAHADLAAKEIDSNDQASDIEGNIYILGRTDHTINYAGVNIYPEEIESLISKVIKEDFIIGPRPSSLYGAIPILIIESEGLREEVKLQLLEEIAQLIPNYIQINEIHTLKSFPKTNMGKIKRQEILKHLDLNA from the coding sequence TTGAATAAACTAGAACTAAACTATACAATTTTAAAAGAAAATGGAGAATCAGAAAAAGTCATAGATTCTATCACTCTTGATGAAAATGCTAAGGGCCAAATAATGGCCCTTAAAATTGAAGATAAGAAAAAGCTCATCGAAAACTTTTTTCAATGCCTTCAGCAGGGTCACTCCCCTTTAATTATAAATCCTCAGGTATCACAAATCGATGGACAGATTTTTGCTAATATAAAAAATGCATCTTTCCTAATTACTGATGAAAATACCTTTCAATTTGATCATACACCAAATAAAGCGCAACGTATTATTACTTGTTCAAGTGGAACGACCTCTAAAAGTGGAAATATCAAAAGTTTTGAATTTGAACTTAGTAAGTCGCTAGGTAATGGGTTTGCGCACGAAAAATCGCTAAATATTTCAAATGGCTCAAATATACTATTTCCACTTCCACTAACCCATAGCTTTGGAAGTATTATTGGCTTACTTGGAAGTGCTTCGAGCAAGCATCATTTGGTCTGCTTTGATAAAACACCTACCAATGAAAAGCTTTATGAAAGTATTGAAAGGTTTGATATCGATGTTCTCTATCTCAGTCCTTCCCTATTAAGGCTTTTCAACAAGTATCTTAAAAGAAAGAAAATCATCAATGAAAGAGCAATAAAAATTAGTATTGGTGCCGCTCACCTCTATCAAGATGATCTTACACAAATCAAAAAGTCATTTCCAAACTCTTCACTATTTTATACTTATGGTCTTTCAGAAATGGGACCACGTGTAAGCACGTTTGAAGTTCCAAGTGATATTACAAAAACTCCTAATCTTTCAGGTCTATTGCCAATTGGAAAAGCGATTGATGGTGTAAAAATGAGAGTTCATGATGGTAAACTTATGGTTCAGTCTCTTTACGCCCATGCAGATTTAGCGGCCAAAGAAATTGATAGTAATGACCAGGCAAGTGATATTGAAGGAAATATATATATTCTTGGTCGTACAGATCATACGATCAATTATGCAGGAGTGAATATTTACCCTGAAGAGATTGAGTCTCTCATTTCAAAAGTTATAAAAGAAGATTTCATCATTGGTCCAAGGCCATCATCTCTCTACGGAGCAATACCAATACTAATTATTGAAAGTGAAGGGCTCAGAGAAGAAGTGAAGTTACAGCTACTTGAAGAAATTGCTCAACTAATCCCCAACTATATCCAAATTAATGAAATCCATACTCTAAAATCATTCCCTAAAACCAACATGGGTAAAATCAAAAGACAGGAAATTTTAAAGCACCTAGATTTAAATGCTTAA